Proteins encoded by one window of Nocardia goodfellowii:
- a CDS encoding GNAT family N-acetyltransferase translates to MTASLPDGYEISTDPTRLDGDRIHQWLSTDSYWAMGRTREAQDAAVTGSLNFGVYETVSGVQVGYARVVSDLATFAWLCDVYIDRSVRGKGFGIALATAIRDHFASTSVRRILLATGDAHGVYEKVGFHPLETPEEWMILRFSAGE, encoded by the coding sequence ATGACAGCCTCCCTGCCCGACGGGTACGAAATCTCCACCGACCCCACCCGTCTCGATGGCGACCGCATCCATCAGTGGCTGTCCACCGATTCGTACTGGGCCATGGGGCGCACACGAGAAGCGCAGGACGCGGCCGTCACCGGATCGCTGAACTTCGGTGTCTACGAGACTGTTTCCGGCGTGCAGGTCGGGTACGCGCGAGTAGTGAGCGACCTGGCGACCTTCGCGTGGCTCTGCGATGTCTACATCGATCGGTCGGTTCGCGGGAAGGGATTCGGCATCGCGCTGGCGACCGCCATCCGCGACCATTTCGCATCGACGAGCGTGCGGCGCATTCTGCTCGCCACCGGCGACGCCCACGGCGTATACGAGAAGGTCGGGTTCCACCCGCTGGAGACCCCGGAGGAATGGATGATCCTGCGCTTCTCAGCTGGGGAGTAG